One window from the genome of Microcebus murinus isolate Inina chromosome X, M.murinus_Inina_mat1.0, whole genome shotgun sequence encodes:
- the GPR174 gene encoding putative G-protein coupled receptor 174, which translates to MSANDTCIEPDGDSTDFRYFIYAVTYTVILVPGLIGNILALWVFYGYMKETKRAVIFMINLAIADLLQVLSLPLRIFYYLNHDWPFGPSLCMFCFYLKYVNMYASIYFLVCISVRRFWFLMYPFRFHDCKQKYDLYISISGWLIICLACLLFPLLRISEDTPGNRTKCFVDLPTRNVNLAQSVAMVTVGELIGFVTPLLIVLYCTWKTVLSLQDKYPMAQDLGEKKKALKMILTCAGVFLICFAPYHFSFPLDFLVKSNEIKSCLARRVILIFHSVALCLASLNSCLDPIIYYFTTNEFRRRLSRQDLHDSIQLHAKSFVSNHTTSTMATELC; encoded by the coding sequence ATGTCTGCTAATGACACATGTATCGAGCCAGATGGAGACAGCACAGATTTTCGGTACTTTATCTATGCAGTGACATACACTGTCATTCTTGTGCCAGGTCTCATAGGGAACATATTAGCCTTGTGGGTATTTTATGGTTATATGAAAGAAACCAAACGGGCTGTGATATTTATGATAAACTTAGCCATTGCTGACTTACTACAAGTACTCTCCCTGCCACTGAGGATCTTTTACTACTTAAATCATGACTGGCCATTTGGGCCCAGCCTATGCATGTTCTGTTTCTACTTGAAGTATGTTAACATGTATGCAAGCATCTACTTCTTGGTCTGCATCAGTGTGCGACGATTTTGGTTTCTCATGTACCCCTTTCGTTTCCATGACTGCAAACAGAAATATGACCTATATATCAGCATTTCCGGATGGCTGATCATCTGCCTTGCCTGTCTACTCTTCCCTCTCCTCAGAATCAGTGAGGACACTCCTGGCAACAGAACCAAATGCTTTGTGGATCTACCTACCAGAAATGTCAATCTGGCCCAGTCTGTTGCCATGGTGACTGTTGGAGAGTTGATTGGGTTTGTAACTCCTCTACTGATAGTTCTATATTGTACCTGGAAGACAGTTTTATCGCTGCAAGATAAATATCCTATGGCCCAAGAtcttggagagaaaaagaaagccttGAAGATGATTCTAACCTGTGCAGGGGTATTCCTAATTTGTTTTGCACCTTATCACTTCAGTTTTCCTTTAGATTTTCTGGTTAAGTCCAATGAAATTAAAAGCTGCCTGGCCAGAAGGGTGATTCTAATATTTCATTCTGTGGCCCTGTGTCTTGCTAGTCTGAATTCCTGCCTTGACCCAATCATATACTACTTTACAACCAATGAGTTCAGAAGACGGCTTTCAAGGCAAGATTTGCACGATAGCATCCAACTCCATGCAAAATCTTTTGTGAGTAACCATACCACTTCTACCATGGCAACTGaattatgctga